Proteins encoded within one genomic window of Spiroplasma endosymbiont of Agriotes lineatus:
- the ffh gene encoding signal recognition particle protein — MFTDFLANRITKAIKKNIKTSTLTEKNMEATLSEIKLALLEADVNFNVVKEFVNNVRDLAMGEFILEGLKPEQMLIKIVHNELIRIMGHKEHLLNLNKRPTVIMMVGLQGSGKTTTTAKLANLLRKKYHNNSLLVACDVYRPAAIEQLKSLGKQLDIPVFSLDDEKDVVTIANNALNYAIENKFDVVIVDTAGRLHIDSILMDELSNLKQNINPQEILIVVDAMTGQEIINVTERFHQYLNLTGTILSKLDGDARGGAALSISHLTKIPIMFAGAGEKVEALDIFYPERMADRILGMGDVQSLFEKAQDIVDERSIQKTMNRMMMGQFDLDDLSNQMKQMSKMGRFSGIIKMMPGVNNLSDIKIEGAESKLLFTRALLDSMTKKERRDPRLLKHLKRKNRIVRGSGRNEKEFNNLINQFEKAKKSVDSIAKQIKSGRIPDFSKFKFR; from the coding sequence ATGTTTACTGATTTTTTGGCAAATCGCATTACTAAAGCTATTAAGAAGAATATTAAGACATCAACTTTAACAGAAAAAAATATGGAAGCTACTTTAAGTGAAATTAAACTTGCTTTATTAGAGGCTGATGTTAATTTTAATGTTGTAAAAGAATTTGTTAATAATGTTCGTGATCTAGCGATGGGAGAGTTTATTCTTGAAGGTTTAAAACCCGAACAAATGTTAATTAAAATTGTTCATAATGAGTTAATTCGTATTATGGGACATAAAGAACATTTATTGAATCTTAATAAACGACCAACAGTTATTATGATGGTTGGGTTACAAGGAAGTGGAAAAACAACCACAACAGCTAAATTAGCAAATTTATTACGAAAAAAGTATCATAATAATTCTTTGTTAGTTGCTTGTGATGTGTATCGACCGGCAGCCATTGAACAGTTAAAATCGTTAGGTAAGCAATTAGACATTCCTGTATTTTCATTGGATGATGAAAAAGATGTTGTTACAATTGCTAACAATGCTCTTAATTATGCAATTGAAAATAAGTTTGATGTTGTTATTGTTGATACAGCAGGAAGATTGCATATTGATAGCATATTAATGGATGAATTATCTAATTTAAAACAAAATATTAATCCCCAAGAAATTCTTATTGTTGTTGACGCGATGACAGGACAAGAAATAATTAATGTTACTGAACGATTTCATCAATATCTTAATTTAACAGGAACAATTCTTTCTAAACTAGATGGCGATGCTCGTGGTGGGGCGGCACTTTCTATTAGTCATTTAACTAAAATTCCGATTATGTTTGCTGGCGCGGGAGAAAAGGTTGAAGCACTAGATATTTTTTATCCTGAAAGAATGGCTGACCGAATTTTAGGGATGGGCGATGTTCAAAGTTTATTTGAAAAAGCTCAGGATATTGTTGATGAAAGATCAATTCAGAAAACAATGAATCGGATGATGATGGGACAATTTGATTTAGATGATTTATCTAATCAAATGAAACAAATGTCAAAGATGGGTAGATTTTCAGGAATAATTAAAATGATGCCCGGGGTTAATAATCTTAGTGATATCAAAATTGAAGGCGCTGAAAGTAAGCTATTATTTACAAGGGCATTATTAGATTCAATGACTAAAAAAGAACGAAGAGATCCGCGACTTTTAAAACATTTAAAAAGAAAAAATCGGATTGTTAGAGGTTCGGGACGAAATGAAAAAGAATTTAATAATTTAATAAATCAATTTGAAAAAGCTAAAAAAAGTGTTGATTCAATAGCAAAACAAATTAAATCAGGAAGAATACCAGATTTTAGTAAGTTTAAGTTTAGATAA
- the truB gene encoding tRNA pseudouridine(55) synthase TruB, translating to MNSGILLIDKPTGMTSHQVVSYLKKKFKYYKVGHAGTLDPLAAGVLIILVNQATKISSLLLNEMKEYLVTMQFNILTNSGDITGNVIANDNKLITKEQFLNCLNFFPLSYNQTPPKYSAIKFQGKKLYKYARKDQKVLLAKRLVKLDYLELVSFDFPYVSLKVKCSKGTYIRSLVVDIAKALNTIATVKKLQRIASGAYKISNCWKLDKIQEWNMISLSNVLQDYMPLINVKETKDIKNGKVIQLKDVENDTVLLTDNNQIPLAIYVKGLDNKYYCKKGLWNDENN from the coding sequence ATGAATTCAGGAATTTTACTAATTGATAAACCCACTGGGATGACATCGCATCAAGTAGTATCTTATCTTAAAAAAAAGTTTAAATATTATAAAGTTGGTCATGCCGGAACTTTAGACCCTCTAGCTGCTGGTGTACTAATAATTTTGGTCAATCAAGCGACAAAGATTTCTTCATTATTATTGAATGAAATGAAAGAGTATTTAGTAACAATGCAATTTAATATTTTAACTAATAGTGGTGATATTACTGGTAATGTTATTGCTAATGATAATAAGTTAATTACAAAAGAACAATTTCTTAATTGTTTAAATTTTTTTCCGTTATCATACAATCAAACACCGCCTAAATATTCTGCGATTAAGTTTCAAGGAAAAAAACTTTATAAATATGCTCGCAAGGACCAAAAAGTATTATTAGCAAAACGACTTGTTAAGTTAGATTATTTAGAGTTAGTAAGTTTTGATTTTCCTTATGTTTCCTTAAAAGTTAAATGTTCAAAAGGAACATATATTCGTAGTTTAGTAGTAGACATTGCTAAAGCTTTAAATACTATAGCAACAGTAAAAAAATTGCAAAGAATAGCTAGTGGTGCATATAAGATTAGTAATTGTTGAAAACTTGATAAAATTCAAGAATGAAATATGATTTCATTATCAAATGTATTACAAGACTATATGCCACTTATTAATGTTAAAGAAACAAAAGATATTAAAAATGGTAAGGTTATTCAATTAAAAGATGTTGAAAATGATACTGTATTGTTAACTGATAATAATCAAATCCCATTAGCAATATATGTTAAGGGACTAGATAATAAATATTATTGCAAAAAAGGATTATGAAATGATGAAAATAATTAA
- a CDS encoding helix-turn-helix domain-containing protein: MGKNSYTDEFKKQIVMLYQNWKSIVEIIKECGVSKSAVYQWIENFNNSGSFKAKDNQSNEENELIYLRK; the protein is encoded by the coding sequence ATGGGCAAAAATTCATATACAGATGAATTTAAAAAACAAATTGTCATGCTTTATCAAAATTGAAAAAGCATTGTTGAAATTATTAAAGAATGCGGGGTTTCAAAATCAGCCGTATATCAGTGAATTGAAAATTTTAATAATTCTGGTTCTTTTAAAGCAAAAGATAATCAAAGTAATGAAGAAAATGAATTAATTTACTTACGAAAATAA
- the ribF gene encoding riboflavin biosynthesis protein RibF, giving the protein MKIINTIDEKQQFSNKQVACLGFFDGLHIGHQLLTQTVLKEAKENNYQSLFFTFSIAPKKIILKQQYDDLLDMGDKQKLVSLMGFDNFVIFPFNDNTRKWSIEQVIFYLKQLNIDIIVVGDDFRFANFGLGNISHLQKNFSKVIVVNKVLINNDIRVSTTYIRQLLQEKQIASANKLLLQPYNIKGVVVKGNKLNNKIQFPTANIHLNDNFSILNEGFYITNVSLDNKNYQAISCIIRIDNVLKCESYILNFNNNIYGVKIKISFLKYLRDNVIVKSLEYLK; this is encoded by the coding sequence ATGAAAATAATTAATACTATTGATGAAAAACAGCAATTTTCAAATAAACAAGTAGCGTGTTTAGGATTTTTTGATGGACTTCATATTGGACATCAGTTATTAACTCAAACAGTATTAAAGGAAGCTAAAGAAAATAATTATCAATCACTATTTTTTACTTTTTCAATAGCACCAAAGAAAATAATTTTAAAACAACAATATGATGACTTGCTTGATATGGGAGATAAGCAAAAATTAGTTTCATTAATGGGATTTGATAATTTTGTTATTTTTCCATTTAATGATAATACAAGAAAATGATCAATTGAACAGGTTATTTTTTATCTTAAACAATTGAATATTGATATTATTGTTGTTGGTGATGATTTTCGTTTTGCAAATTTTGGTCTGGGAAATATTAGTCATTTGCAGAAAAATTTTTCTAAAGTAATTGTTGTTAATAAAGTTTTAATTAATAATGATATTCGGGTATCAACAACATATATTCGTCAGTTACTACAAGAAAAACAAATTGCTAGTGCTAATAAGTTATTATTACAACCTTATAATATTAAAGGTGTTGTTGTTAAAGGTAATAAATTAAATAATAAAATTCAATTTCCAACAGCAAATATTCATCTAAATGATAATTTCTCAATATTAAATGAGGGTTTTTATATTACTAATGTTAGTTTAGATAATAAAAACTATCAAGCAATTTCTTGTATTATTAGAATTGATAATGTTTTAAAATGTGAATCATATATTCTTAATTTTAATAATAATATTTATGGTGTAAAAATTAAAATTTCCTTTTTAAAGTATTTACGAGATAATGTTATTGTTAAAAGTTTAGAATATTTAAAATAG